A genomic stretch from Chitinophaga agri includes:
- a CDS encoding pseudouridine synthase has product MPFKYYIIYKPFQVLTRFGREEGKASLADYFNVPSDVYPVGRLDYDSEGLLILTNDKSLNHRLLDPKFSHEREYWVQVDGAVTGEAVQQLRQGVEIAIDGKTYRTRRCQAAIFETDPTVPERNPPIRFRKLIPAPWIRLTLGEGKNRQVRKMTAAVGFPTLRLIRYRIARITIDGLEPGQMRELDKKEIYDLLF; this is encoded by the coding sequence ATGCCATTTAAATATTATATAATATATAAGCCTTTCCAGGTGCTTACGCGGTTCGGGAGAGAGGAAGGAAAGGCCAGTCTGGCGGACTATTTCAACGTTCCTTCGGATGTGTATCCGGTGGGCAGGCTGGACTATGACAGCGAGGGACTGCTGATACTTACGAATGATAAATCACTGAATCACCGGCTGCTGGACCCTAAATTTTCGCATGAGCGGGAGTATTGGGTACAGGTAGATGGGGCGGTTACAGGAGAAGCGGTTCAACAACTGAGACAGGGTGTTGAAATAGCTATAGATGGAAAGACCTATCGCACACGTCGTTGCCAGGCGGCCATATTTGAAACTGATCCAACCGTTCCGGAAAGGAATCCCCCTATCCGTTTCCGTAAGCTTATTCCCGCCCCCTGGATCAGATTAACCCTTGGCGAAGGAAAAAACAGGCAGGTCAGAAAAATGACGGCAGCCGTGGGTTTCCCGACGTTGAGACTTATCCGTTACCGTATAGCCCGTATCACGATAGATGGCCTGGAGCCAGGCCAGATGCGGGAATTAGATAAAAAAGAGATCTACGATCTGCTGTTCTGA
- a CDS encoding Crp/Fnr family transcriptional regulator, with the protein MCTPYHNASCANCQDRFGSILFKAEKCNLEEIESAKVCTTYKKGQIVFQEGAYPFGIYCVNTGKIKLSHCGDDGREQIVRLAKPGDIIGYKALLSAERYTASAIALDDSSVCFIPKDLFMSVLQKDASLSLEMMRILASELRKAEMKITHLAQKPVRERLAETLLFIRETYGVEQDGSTLNVRLSREEIANLVGTATESAIRLLSEFKKDGLIELQGKKIRLLNPEELTRTANLQD; encoded by the coding sequence ATGTGTACGCCTTACCATAATGCCTCATGTGCGAATTGCCAGGACCGCTTTGGATCAATTTTGTTCAAAGCAGAGAAGTGTAATCTGGAAGAGATAGAGTCCGCAAAGGTGTGTACTACCTATAAAAAAGGACAAATTGTATTCCAGGAAGGCGCCTATCCGTTCGGCATTTATTGCGTTAATACAGGCAAGATAAAACTATCCCACTGTGGAGATGATGGCCGCGAACAAATCGTTCGTCTGGCCAAACCTGGCGATATTATAGGTTACAAAGCATTACTCAGCGCTGAACGCTACACCGCTTCGGCCATTGCTCTCGACGATTCTTCCGTCTGCTTTATTCCAAAAGACCTTTTCATGAGCGTACTTCAGAAAGATGCCAGCCTCTCTCTCGAAATGATGCGCATCCTGGCCAGCGAACTCAGAAAAGCAGAAATGAAGATCACCCATCTCGCACAAAAGCCTGTACGTGAACGTCTTGCAGAAACACTTCTGTTCATACGAGAGACCTATGGGGTTGAGCAGGATGGCAGCACCCTCAACGTGCGCCTTTCACGTGAAGAAATTGCCAACCTGGTAGGTACAGCGACGGAATCGGCTATCCGCTTGCTGTCCGAATTTAAAAAAGACGGTCTCATCGAATTACAGGGTAAAAAGATCCGTCTGCTTAATCCGGAGGAACTTACCCGAACGGCCAATCTCCAGGATTAA
- a CDS encoding heavy metal translocating P-type ATPase, giving the protein MATTAVIPDTRLQCAHCGEDCPDDKIVLENNHFCCDGCKLVYEILNENGLCDYYALNNNPGQSQRIAVRKDKFAFLDDKKIQQQLIQFQDDSQTHITFYIPHIHCSSCLWLLENLHRLDGGVQRVTVNFTRKEALVVFNQQETSLRHIAETLTSIGYEPYISLQDLRQKKPRIQRDLVYRLGVVGFCFGNIMLLSFPEYFANYGYSDEKMNHIFRWLNLSLSLPVFFYSAQVFFKSAWGGLKTGFLNIDVPIVLAIIVTFVRSLIDVFSGQGAGFFDSMTGIVFFMLIGRILQDKTYQGLSFDRDYTAYFPIAVTALKNGQEVPTALPDIRINDTLLIHNQELIPADGILVKGNAVIDYSFVTGEAVPVHKNTGEIVYAGGKQLEGNIEILTIKEVAQSYLTSLWNREELKSSDKKPPSFIHMLSRYFTWVVLTIAVLAATYWWINDPSRIWPAVTAVLIIACPCALLLAASFTNGHILRILSRRHLYLRNADAIERLAAVDHIVFDKTGTLTGKAEATISYEGETLTQEKLKAIGTLAAQSAHPLSKIVTSFCGKDEGLPVRNFRSIPSGGISGWVQYNFIQLGSAAFTGAEHNDSTDGSTVYVTIDGVQTGHFTIRHQYREGVQELLQALQQRYPLSLLSGDNDAESTYLQKIMGPSASLHFAQKPADKLNYVLSLQQQGQRVLMIGDGLNDAGALKQSDVGLSLTEDSNNFTPASDGILEAAQLVQLPRLISICNNNRRIIIITFIISLLYNFIGLFFAVQGILSPLTAAILMPASSISIVLLTYGLSEWMNRS; this is encoded by the coding sequence ATGGCAACGACCGCTGTCATTCCAGATACCAGATTGCAATGTGCCCACTGTGGAGAAGATTGTCCAGACGATAAAATCGTCCTGGAGAACAATCACTTCTGCTGCGATGGCTGCAAGCTGGTATACGAGATCCTGAACGAAAATGGCCTTTGTGACTACTATGCCCTGAACAACAATCCCGGGCAATCTCAGCGTATCGCGGTACGGAAAGATAAGTTTGCCTTCCTGGACGATAAAAAGATACAACAGCAACTTATTCAGTTCCAGGACGACAGCCAGACCCACATTACCTTTTACATCCCGCATATTCATTGCAGTTCCTGCCTCTGGCTACTGGAAAACCTCCACAGGCTTGACGGTGGCGTACAGCGTGTCACCGTCAACTTTACCCGAAAGGAAGCACTTGTTGTGTTCAACCAGCAGGAGACCTCTCTGCGCCACATCGCCGAAACGCTCACCAGCATAGGCTATGAACCTTATATCAGCCTGCAGGACCTTCGTCAGAAAAAACCACGTATACAACGTGACCTCGTATATAGACTGGGGGTAGTAGGGTTCTGTTTTGGCAATATCATGCTGCTGAGCTTTCCCGAATACTTTGCCAACTACGGTTATTCGGATGAAAAAATGAATCACATTTTCCGTTGGCTCAACCTCTCGCTGTCGCTACCTGTTTTCTTCTATAGCGCCCAGGTCTTCTTCAAGTCTGCCTGGGGTGGTCTGAAAACCGGATTTCTCAATATCGACGTACCTATAGTACTGGCCATTATCGTGACCTTCGTTCGTAGTCTGATAGATGTATTCAGTGGACAGGGAGCTGGCTTTTTTGACTCTATGACCGGTATAGTGTTCTTCATGCTCATTGGCAGGATACTACAAGACAAAACATACCAGGGATTGTCATTTGACAGAGACTACACCGCCTATTTTCCTATTGCAGTGACCGCGTTAAAGAATGGGCAGGAAGTTCCTACAGCATTACCGGACATCAGGATTAATGACACCCTGCTCATACATAACCAGGAACTCATCCCCGCCGATGGCATACTGGTAAAAGGAAACGCTGTCATTGACTACAGTTTTGTAACAGGAGAGGCAGTCCCTGTACATAAAAACACCGGCGAGATCGTGTATGCTGGTGGTAAACAGCTGGAAGGCAACATTGAAATACTTACGATCAAGGAAGTAGCGCAAAGCTACCTGACCAGTCTCTGGAACAGAGAGGAGCTAAAATCATCAGACAAAAAACCCCCTTCCTTCATACATATGCTCAGCCGTTATTTCACCTGGGTAGTATTGACTATTGCGGTGCTTGCGGCTACTTACTGGTGGATAAATGACCCATCCCGTATATGGCCGGCTGTTACCGCAGTGCTGATCATTGCCTGCCCTTGTGCGCTGCTACTGGCGGCATCTTTTACAAACGGACATATCCTGCGTATACTCAGCCGCCGGCATCTCTACCTGCGTAATGCAGATGCGATCGAAAGACTGGCTGCTGTAGATCATATTGTATTTGATAAAACAGGTACCCTGACTGGTAAGGCTGAAGCCACTATTTCATATGAAGGGGAGACACTTACGCAGGAAAAACTGAAAGCAATCGGCACGCTCGCCGCACAGTCGGCCCATCCGCTCAGTAAGATCGTCACTTCCTTCTGTGGAAAAGATGAAGGACTTCCCGTCAGGAACTTCCGTAGCATTCCATCAGGCGGCATCAGCGGATGGGTACAATATAATTTTATACAGCTGGGCAGTGCAGCCTTTACAGGGGCGGAGCACAATGATTCCACTGATGGTAGCACGGTCTATGTCACTATTGATGGCGTACAAACCGGTCATTTCACCATCCGGCATCAATATAGAGAGGGGGTACAGGAACTATTGCAGGCTTTACAGCAACGATACCCGTTATCGCTGCTTTCCGGCGACAATGATGCTGAAAGCACCTACCTGCAAAAGATTATGGGACCATCTGCCAGTCTGCATTTTGCACAGAAACCTGCTGATAAGCTAAACTATGTATTGAGCTTACAGCAGCAGGGCCAACGTGTATTGATGATAGGAGACGGACTCAATGATGCTGGCGCATTGAAGCAAAGTGACGTCGGCCTCTCACTGACAGAAGACAGTAACAACTTCACCCCCGCGAGTGACGGCATACTTGAAGCAGCACAACTCGTGCAGCTACCCCGACTGATCAGTATATGCAATAACAACAGACGCATCATTATCATCACATTCATCATCTCTCTGCTTTACAATTTTATCGGACTTTTCTTTGCCGTACAAGGCATTCTATCCCCACTCACAGCGGCTATACTGATGCCGGCAAGCTCTATCAGCATTGTGTTGCTGACCTATGGTTTGAGTGAATGGATGAACAGATCATGA
- the ccoS gene encoding cbb3-type cytochrome oxidase assembly protein CcoS: MSVIIILLGASLLVAIFFLAAFIWSVRNGQFEDNFSPAHRMLFETKPNESTCSTGNACTNSNCKSRICQHN, encoded by the coding sequence ATGAGCGTGATCATCATCCTTCTCGGAGCCAGCCTCCTGGTAGCCATTTTCTTCCTGGCGGCTTTCATATGGTCAGTAAGGAATGGGCAATTTGAAGACAATTTCTCACCTGCACATCGTATGCTGTTTGAGACTAAACCAAATGAATCCACATGCAGCACTGGAAATGCATGCACAAATTCAAACTGCAAATCACGCATCTGTCAGCACAACTAA